TCCATGAGAACGAGATGATTCGTTCCTGCAAGCGAGGCTTCGTCTAAACCGTCTGGACCTGTTACGAGTACCGCGCGATTTCTCCCTAACTGATGAGCTACTTTTGCTAATTGTGTTAAACGGCGTTTGTCGTAAACACCGATTAATTGCGACGAAAGGTTGATGGGATTCGTTAATGGTCCGATTAAGTTAAAAATACTGGCTTTACCGAGTGATTTTCGTACTTCTTGCACACGTTTTAACATGGGATGTACATGGGGTGCGAACAAAAAAGCGATATTCGCTTCTTTGATCAAGTGGTTGATTTCTTTTGGATGAAAATCGAGTGCAATACCGAGTGCTTCCAAAACATCTGCACTTCCAGTGGATCCAGAAATTTTCCGGTTACCGTGCTTCGCCACTTTCAACCCAGTACCAGCTAAAACGAATGAAACGGTTGTACTGACATTAAACGTATTGGCACCATCTCCACCTGTACCGCACGTATCAAATATCGTCTTCGACTCGAGGGGAATTTGCACCGCATTTTCCTTCAGTACACGAACTAACGTGGTAATTTCGTCGACGGTTTCCCCTTTTTTGGTTAACGCAACGAGAAATTCGGCGATGTCTTCTTTTGGGGTGGTAGGGAAAACTAGTTGTTCCGCTGCTTGTCGCATATCGAATTCAGTTAACGACATACCGCAAGTCACTTTTTCTATAAACTCTCTCATCTTCAACTCTCCTCTGCTCGGACACCGCAAAACGCAAAAAAGTCCCCTGCAAATGAACAAATTGTTCATCTGCAGAGGACGGAAATACCGCGGTGCCACCTCATTTAAAAGCGTTTATCGCTTTCACTTGATGATCGATAACGGGGATCAGCCGTTTTCCCATACTCTATTCTGGGAAACTCTCCAAAGTCCATTCACGTCACGCCATCTATCAGCTTCCACCAACCGCTGACTCTCTATAAGAATGACCTTACGCTACTACTCTTTGTCGTCGATTTCTCTGCTCGTCTAAACTCTGCTCATCTGTTCTTCAGGCGATGTCGCTCCCGACACCTTCTGCCATAATCCCGAACAAAAAAGTTGTTTCCATCTTATAACCGTGTGGAATATCTGTCAAGCTCTTTAGATAGCTGGCGTTGTATGTAAGAACTCCTCAGTTTTTACGCTTGAGTTAAATACCAACTGGAATTCTTTCAAAGCTAATGACGAATATAAGCAAAAAATCAATTCAATAGCTAGGTACAGAAGAATGGAATCTAACTATATTACATGGCATGTTTAACACCCTTTTTAATTAGCCACTGATTGGCAGGATAACTCGTTAAAAAGCCTAATATCATGGCAATTTGCATCATAAACCAATAGGTAGGTTCAGTTGGATCTAATGGGTTAGGGAATAATACATAATGTACAATGGCCATCCACCCAAACATTCCGATTTCAAATGCAAATAGAGAGAAAGAATCAGCTTTCACAGCTTGCCATAAAGCATGGGTTTTCCCCTTTTGTTTATTCATCGGATAAATCGAAAAAAATTGAAAAAGGATACCAAATACATAAGCTAAGACAAACTCAACCGTATAATGAGCAAACAACGTAGAGCCAACAATTGTTAAACCACTCATCACGACTATTGGCACACCGATAACATCACCGACTGTACAACCGGCAGAACAATGGCTGGTCGATACAAATACTTTTGCTGCATGACTTCGGTGATCATCAATGGATATATTTTTTGCTTTCACTCGTCCCCATTTGAAATAAGTCCAAAGAGCAAACGGTCCAAAAAACCAGCCGTTAATCGGCCACACCACATTCATTATCGCCATTTTCTGAGAATGCATGATGACATCCGCCATGATGAGAATAGACGATAAAATCCCAATACCTAAAAAATTGATGAAACAGTTGTTAACATCAGATCATCCTTTCTATTCGTCGGGGTACTTATATATAAATACTCATTAAGAAAAGAGGTAATCGTTTATTCATTGAGAAGATGGAGGTTGCGAAATAACGATCATGCTATTTCAAATGTAGAAAAAGAATGAACAGTACATTAAATCGAATAGCAACTGAAGAGATCATTTTGTAATGGATTGACCATAAATTTAATCCTACTTGGTATAGGTGTAGTTTTCAGAATCACCAACTGAAAAGTACGAACAGAAAAAGGCATTAAAAGGACTTTAACCACCAATGCCTTTTGCTAATAAAAGGAAGCCTGCAAATACGAGAATAATTCCGTTTCCTAAGACTCCTATTGTGATGGAAAACCATTGTTTCGAAAGGATAGCGAATATAATTCCGAGTATGGAAAGAATACTGAAAGCACTAATGATGAAGGTTAAACTAGCATCTGGTCCTTTTGTCATGAAAAAGATGACTACACTAATGATGATCATTGAAACGGAAAGTAGTCCATATTTGTTCACGTTATTCATCCTTTCATTGCCCAAAAAGCGGGTGTATGGAAATTCTGCTACACTAAGCTTACCATAACGCAATAAGGAAAAAAGGGATTTTTATGGAAACCAAGGGGGATGTAATTTGGCAATAATTTTGGAAAAAGGAACATTCAAGGCGACGGGAGCTACAGTATATTACGAAGTGAAAGGTGCTGGCGAGAATGTGTTCATGATTCATGCTGGCATTGCAGATTCTCGCATGTGGGATGCTGAATTTGAAGAACTGACGAAAAACTATCGAGTCGCTCGCATCGACATCCCAGGATTTGGAGATAGTGACTTTTTACGTGGAGCTTTCTCGTTCACGAAAGTCTTTCAGGAAGTACTGGATTTTCTTCAAATGGAAAAGGTGCACATAATCGCGGCATCTTACGGAGGAAAACTTGCGATTGATTTTTGTTTGGAACATTCCGCACGATGTAAAAGTCTCGTGCTAATTTCTCCTGCATTAAGTGGGTGGGAACACTCCGAGTTTTTACAAAATTACGGTGCAAAAGAAGATCAATTGCTAGAAGAAGGTCGATTGGAAGAAGCG
The Paenisporosarcina cavernae genome window above contains:
- a CDS encoding DUF4396 domain-containing protein translates to MHSQKMAIMNVVWPINGWFFGPFALWTYFKWGRVKAKNISIDDHRSHAAKVFVSTSHCSAGCTVGDVIGVPIVVMSGLTIVGSTLFAHYTVEFVLAYVFGILFQFFSIYPMNKQKGKTHALWQAVKADSFSLFAFEIGMFGWMAIVHYVLFPNPLDPTEPTYWFMMQIAMILGFLTSYPANQWLIKKGVKHAM
- the trpD gene encoding anthranilate phosphoribosyltransferase; the encoded protein is MREFIEKVTCGMSLTEFDMRQAAEQLVFPTTPKEDIAEFLVALTKKGETVDEITTLVRVLKENAVQIPLESKTIFDTCGTGGDGANTFNVSTTVSFVLAGTGLKVAKHGNRKISGSTGSADVLEALGIALDFHPKEINHLIKEANIAFLFAPHVHPMLKRVQEVRKSLGKASIFNLIGPLTNPINLSSQLIGVYDKRRLTQLAKVAHQLGRNRAVLVTGPDGLDEASLAGTNHLVLMENGKTMSFTLHPEEVGLPVTPLDAIRGGDANENAAILRSVLQGEPSPYYDTVLLNAGIALFAAGVSTTISEGIHQARKSIQSGNALQSLQQVITYSNHRQLLEVKG
- a CDS encoding alpha/beta fold hydrolase; protein product: MAIILEKGTFKATGATVYYEVKGAGENVFMIHAGIADSRMWDAEFEELTKNYRVARIDIPGFGDSDFLRGAFSFTKVFQEVLDFLQMEKVHIIAASYGGKLAIDFCLEHSARCKSLVLISPALSGWEHSEFLQNYGAKEDQLLEEGRLEEAALLNYETWIVRGREKQEVSENLQKLILEMQMTAFLKEEPTRIDLIRAEDHVNKLGKLSLQVLVLIGELDVPDFQEIADFICEEAPNAAKIMVPNAAHLANLEAPTFVLQTIKTFLQKETSRK